A single window of Methanothermobacter marburgensis str. Marburg DNA harbors:
- a CDS encoding molybdopterin molybdotransferase MoeA produces the protein MFLSELIPVRDAFRILDENQRSTETETLNLLYAHKRVLAEDLKARFDSPPFDRSAMDGYAVRAEDTFGSSPENPSRFTVTDSIGAGDVSDVDVDRGEAVKIATGAPIPRGADAVVMEEYTVSSGSEISVVRPVFPGENVSPAGEDFRAGDTVLSKGTLLRPAEIAMAASAGYSQLRVYKKPSVKVIITGNELMEPSADLEPGKIPNSNLYTLKALVESAGGDAEVSHAPDDMDIIVDEIRGAVKEHDMVITTGGTAVSRGDVVVDAVDSLGDVLFHGVAMRPGKPVAFGIVEGKPVFMLSGYPVAAMVQFDVLARYYLLRMQHLDYSHRTVKRRCLGKVASGPGRTEYVRANADNGTVKPVQSRGSGIIRSMVESNAYIVIDENLEGIAEGEECEVLLFDSMTL, from the coding sequence ATGTTTCTATCAGAACTCATACCAGTGAGGGATGCATTCAGGATTCTTGATGAAAATCAGAGATCAACTGAGACTGAAACCCTTAATCTCTTATATGCCCATAAAAGGGTTCTTGCGGAGGATTTAAAAGCCAGATTTGACTCCCCCCCCTTTGACAGGTCAGCGATGGATGGATACGCGGTGAGGGCCGAGGATACATTCGGTTCGTCACCTGAGAATCCATCAAGATTCACTGTCACAGATTCCATAGGGGCCGGGGATGTATCTGATGTGGATGTGGATAGGGGGGAGGCTGTTAAAATCGCAACAGGGGCCCCCATACCCCGCGGAGCAGATGCTGTTGTCATGGAGGAGTACACTGTCAGCTCAGGATCTGAGATCAGTGTTGTAAGACCTGTGTTTCCTGGAGAGAACGTGTCACCGGCAGGAGAGGATTTCAGGGCAGGGGATACCGTCCTGAGTAAAGGAACCCTCCTCAGGCCTGCAGAAATTGCCATGGCGGCATCGGCAGGTTACAGCCAGCTGAGGGTGTATAAAAAGCCCTCGGTAAAGGTGATAATAACAGGTAATGAACTCATGGAGCCTTCAGCGGACCTTGAACCAGGTAAGATACCCAACTCAAACCTCTACACCCTCAAGGCCCTTGTGGAGAGTGCAGGTGGTGATGCAGAGGTTAGCCACGCCCCCGACGACATGGATATCATAGTGGATGAAATCAGAGGGGCAGTGAAGGAACATGACATGGTCATAACAACCGGCGGAACAGCGGTGAGCCGTGGAGACGTGGTTGTGGATGCCGTGGATAGCCTTGGCGACGTACTCTTCCATGGGGTGGCAATGAGGCCAGGCAAACCTGTGGCATTCGGAATTGTTGAGGGTAAACCTGTATTCATGCTTTCAGGGTATCCTGTCGCTGCCATGGTTCAGTTCGATGTCCTTGCAAGGTATTATCTTCTCAGAATGCAGCACCTGGATTACAGTCACAGAACAGTGAAGAGGCGGTGTCTTGGTAAGGTTGCATCTGGACCCGGCAGGACGGAATACGTGCGGGCAAATGCAGATAACGGAACAGTTAAACCCGTCCAGAGCAGGGGTTCGGGTATAATAAGGTCAATGGTGGAGTCAAATGCCTACATAGTGATAGATGAGAACCTTGAGGGTATAGCTGAAGGTGAGGAGTGTGAGGTCCTCCTCTTTGATTCAATGACACTCTGA
- a CDS encoding site-2 protease family protein: MNALWFYVIAFILIWTLAVLFRDRLKIEIQGPLLLRRTKRMRGFIDSIASGHPRLWRWILNAGIPVAFFFMFYMLYLMVMSLQNIFVTPQASLIVPGVDIPGSPVYVPLGYGIVGLATVIVVHEFAHGILARVEGVRIKSIGLLLLAILPGAFVEPDEDDIKKVSPISKLRIYAAGSVANLILAGICFALFFGISAYAMPAAFQADGVQIDSVVPGSPASEVLKPGLVIESINGMPTTNLTTYGMALKRIRVGEVITIDTDQGTFRLKTGRNPNNSSRAYMGIRTSNHLKVRESVASVFGGTLPFALTYLEELFFWIFFLNFAVGTVNLLPAKPLDGGLMFEELLRYRLPERIVKPAVSYVSIFVILIIAVSIIWGTGRGILMMF; encoded by the coding sequence ATGAATGCACTGTGGTTTTACGTCATCGCATTTATCCTGATATGGACACTCGCTGTTCTTTTCAGGGACAGACTCAAGATTGAGATACAGGGACCTCTCCTCCTGAGGAGAACAAAGAGGATGAGGGGATTCATCGACAGCATAGCGTCAGGCCACCCAAGACTCTGGAGGTGGATACTGAATGCGGGCATCCCTGTGGCGTTCTTCTTCATGTTCTACATGCTCTACCTCATGGTGATGTCCCTTCAGAACATATTCGTGACTCCACAGGCTTCACTCATCGTGCCGGGTGTTGACATACCGGGATCACCGGTTTACGTGCCTCTGGGTTACGGTATAGTGGGCCTTGCCACGGTCATAGTGGTGCATGAATTCGCCCATGGGATACTTGCAAGGGTTGAGGGGGTCCGTATAAAATCCATTGGCCTCCTTCTTCTGGCAATACTTCCGGGCGCTTTCGTTGAACCTGACGAGGATGACATCAAGAAGGTGAGCCCCATCTCAAAGCTGAGGATATATGCCGCCGGATCAGTGGCGAACCTCATACTTGCAGGTATATGCTTTGCACTATTCTTTGGTATTTCAGCATATGCCATGCCCGCTGCCTTCCAGGCCGACGGTGTTCAGATAGACAGTGTGGTCCCTGGAAGTCCTGCAAGCGAGGTCCTCAAACCGGGCCTCGTCATTGAGAGCATAAATGGAATGCCAACCACAAACCTCACCACCTATGGAATGGCCCTTAAGAGGATACGGGTTGGTGAGGTTATCACAATAGACACTGATCAGGGGACATTCAGGCTTAAGACAGGCAGAAACCCCAACAACTCAAGCAGGGCCTACATGGGTATCAGAACCAGCAACCACCTGAAGGTGAGGGAGTCTGTGGCATCGGTCTTTGGAGGTACCCTTCCATTTGCCCTCACCTACCTGGAGGAGCTCTTCTTCTGGATATTCTTCCTGAACTTCGCGGTGGGTACGGTTAACCTTCTACCTGCCAAGCCCCTTGATGGAGGCCTCATGTTTGAGGAGCTCCTGCGCTACAGGTTACCGGAGAGGATTGTTAAACCGGCGGTCAGCTATGTCTCCATATTTGTTATACTCATCATAGCGGTGAGTATAATCTGGGGTACAGGGCGCGGTATTCTGATGATGTTCTGA
- a CDS encoding ABC transporter ATP-binding protein, whose protein sequence is MIEVDSVSKSFGRIRALDNLSFSVREGELMGIIGHNGAGKTTAIRIIAGILHPDSGTVHVGGYDVTRDPLRVKAMIGYLPEEPNLYERFRAADLLRYFGELYGVPRDVLDDRIYELLELVGMSERAADPINTFSKGMRQRIGIARALIHDPPIIIFDEPTMGLDPATAFSIREFIRELKGSRTMILCTHYMEEADYLCDRVAIINRGRILDIGTPDELKSRVQGDLILEVKVSEPSLINRDSLMKVSGVKSVEIDGKIIRFSLGSRESITEVIENIPGTVFSVNTREATLNDVFIQSLKGS, encoded by the coding sequence ATGATAGAGGTGGACTCTGTCTCTAAAAGCTTTGGAAGAATCAGGGCCCTTGATAACCTCAGCTTCAGTGTGAGGGAAGGGGAACTCATGGGCATAATCGGCCACAACGGTGCCGGTAAGACCACCGCAATACGCATAATAGCAGGGATACTGCACCCTGACTCTGGCACAGTCCATGTGGGTGGCTATGATGTTACCAGGGACCCACTCAGGGTTAAAGCAATGATAGGTTATCTTCCAGAGGAGCCCAACCTCTATGAGCGTTTCAGGGCTGCGGATCTCCTGAGGTACTTCGGTGAGCTCTATGGTGTCCCCAGGGATGTGCTGGATGATAGAATATACGAGTTACTTGAACTCGTGGGTATGAGTGAACGTGCAGCGGACCCCATAAACACGTTCTCCAAGGGCATGCGGCAGAGGATCGGGATAGCAAGGGCCCTCATACATGACCCCCCAATCATAATATTCGATGAACCCACCATGGGCCTTGACCCGGCAACAGCATTCTCAATAAGGGAATTCATAAGGGAGCTCAAGGGCTCAAGGACCATGATACTCTGCACCCACTACATGGAGGAGGCCGATTACCTCTGTGACAGGGTCGCCATAATAAACAGGGGGCGCATACTCGACATCGGAACCCCAGATGAACTCAAATCCAGGGTCCAGGGGGACCTGATACTTGAAGTTAAGGTATCAGAGCCCTCATTGATCAACAGGGACTCTCTTATGAAGGTGAGTGGTGTTAAATCCGTTGAAATAGATGGTAAAATCATCAGATTCTCCCTTGGTAGCCGTGAATCCATAACAGAGGTTATAGAGAATATTCCTGGAACGGTCTTCAGTGTGAACACACGGGAGGCAACACTCAACGACGTATTCATACAGAGCCTGAAGGGGTCCTAG
- the feoB gene encoding ferrous iron transport protein B — protein sequence MIALAGNPNVGKSTLFNSLTGLNQHVGNWPGKTVEKKEGYLHFRGCDIEVIDLPGTYSLAAGSPEEEVVIDYLLEESPDLVINVVDASNLERNLYLALQIMEFGLNTIIAVNLNREAERRGYSLDYGKLEELLGVPVVRIEATEGEQDELLEGVIEWSKGEPRIPGYEFLRHESLNRLYELIRGSELKVPPQWIIIKLLEGDERVVSMVGEEIHDEFRRIRRILEDEYSVKADVIVSDARYGLIEALLESTLRKPPVDRVTGSEIIDRIALNRYLGLPVLLGVMWLIFQLTFTAGAPLTDLLDSAFSYLADAVHGVMGDSILASLLSDGVIGGVGSVLVFIPNIFILFFLLSFLEDSGYLARAAFVMDRVMNTLGGLSGRSFIPMVLGFGCCVPGVMATRTIDSERERIITALIVPFMSCSARLPVYVLFTAALFPVIYQGWVIFSLYILGIVVAILTARLLGDRILEGEGSLFLMELPPYRLPRLKALLIHTYMRGVQFIKRAGTIILAGSLVIWFLSNFPGGNVSSSILGITGSMIAPIFQPLGFGDWQSAVAIIFGFAAKELVISTFGTVYGTGDVAATIQGIFTPLEAFSFMVFILLYTPCLATLAVIKQEAGTKWALFSPAYSLLVAWIASFLVYTAGTLTGL from the coding sequence ATGATAGCCCTTGCAGGAAACCCGAATGTGGGTAAGAGCACCCTATTCAACAGCCTCACAGGTCTAAATCAGCACGTCGGCAACTGGCCAGGTAAAACCGTTGAAAAGAAGGAGGGATACCTGCACTTCAGGGGATGTGACATTGAGGTCATAGATCTCCCTGGAACCTACAGCCTTGCAGCTGGTTCTCCAGAGGAGGAGGTGGTGATTGATTACCTCCTTGAGGAGTCTCCGGATCTTGTGATAAACGTTGTCGATGCATCCAATCTCGAAAGAAACCTTTACCTGGCCCTCCAGATAATGGAGTTTGGCCTTAACACCATCATCGCAGTGAACCTCAATCGGGAGGCTGAGAGGAGGGGTTACAGTCTGGATTATGGGAAGCTTGAGGAACTCCTTGGCGTGCCTGTTGTGAGGATCGAGGCAACTGAAGGCGAGCAGGATGAGCTCCTTGAAGGGGTAATCGAATGGAGTAAAGGTGAACCCAGGATCCCCGGATATGAATTCCTGAGACATGAATCTCTGAACAGATTATATGAACTCATCAGGGGTAGCGAACTCAAAGTTCCACCGCAATGGATCATAATAAAGCTCCTTGAGGGCGATGAGAGGGTGGTCTCAATGGTCGGAGAGGAAATTCATGATGAATTCAGGAGGATTCGCAGGATCCTTGAGGATGAATACTCTGTGAAGGCCGACGTGATTGTATCCGATGCCAGGTATGGGCTTATAGAGGCCCTCCTTGAGAGTACACTCAGAAAGCCACCGGTGGATCGGGTTACAGGTTCAGAGATTATTGACAGAATTGCGCTCAACAGGTACCTTGGCCTTCCGGTACTCCTTGGGGTGATGTGGCTGATTTTTCAGCTGACATTCACTGCAGGGGCCCCACTGACAGACCTGCTGGATTCCGCCTTTTCATACCTTGCAGATGCGGTTCATGGCGTCATGGGTGATTCTATCCTGGCATCCCTTCTATCTGATGGGGTGATAGGTGGTGTAGGGTCGGTCCTGGTATTCATACCCAACATATTCATCCTCTTCTTCCTCCTGTCCTTCCTTGAGGATTCAGGTTACCTTGCCAGGGCTGCATTTGTCATGGATCGTGTGATGAACACCCTGGGGGGCCTCAGTGGAAGGTCATTCATCCCCATGGTGCTGGGTTTCGGATGCTGCGTACCGGGCGTCATGGCCACAAGAACGATAGACTCTGAGAGGGAGAGGATAATAACGGCACTAATAGTGCCCTTCATGTCATGCAGCGCAAGGCTCCCTGTCTATGTGCTATTCACAGCAGCCCTCTTCCCGGTTATCTACCAGGGCTGGGTGATATTCTCACTTTACATTCTCGGGATAGTGGTGGCCATACTGACCGCCCGCTTACTCGGTGATAGAATCTTGGAGGGTGAAGGTTCACTCTTCCTCATGGAGCTTCCACCCTACAGGCTTCCAAGACTTAAGGCACTTCTCATCCACACCTACATGAGGGGTGTTCAGTTTATAAAGAGGGCTGGGACCATCATACTGGCAGGTTCACTGGTGATATGGTTCCTCTCGAACTTCCCGGGAGGGAACGTTTCATCATCAATCCTGGGGATTACAGGGTCCATGATAGCACCCATCTTCCAGCCACTGGGCTTCGGGGACTGGCAGTCCGCGGTTGCAATCATATTCGGGTTTGCCGCAAAGGAACTTGTAATAAGCACCTTCGGGACGGTATACGGCACCGGTGATGTTGCAGCAACCATTCAGGG
- a CDS encoding ABC transporter permease: MNLLTVTKWELTGTFRSRKFLFIFIFQILVLSLTIFMFSGFIEMIGEGNTFTPSLRGFAELSVTDPSGIISGQLNPDVLYIHGGAPSRLLVDNFTGIPLNAMLYLDYSDPRRTVVRDEVEAAVERASTVITRELIETPTPRPEVREETRGEALPLQLVRRVMVSILLFLPVFLFGNLVVDSIVGEKERKTGEALIAMPIRRSEIIIGKCLSVTATVALQVGVWMILIMAAGFQISNPAGAYLTVVLSSTPIIGLTALISVYAKNYREAGIGITFAYIIAAAYLIVPALAYMAGSSGSLSPMTLTIKLISGVNLNAADLIPPLFSVLILNILFYGLAVRLFSRDDVVFGPRPGILRLMVRP; encoded by the coding sequence ATGAATCTCCTAACAGTTACAAAATGGGAACTCACGGGGACATTCAGAAGCCGTAAATTCCTCTTCATATTCATATTCCAGATACTGGTACTTTCACTCACCATATTCATGTTCAGTGGCTTCATTGAGATGATAGGTGAGGGAAACACCTTCACCCCCTCCCTAAGGGGTTTTGCAGAGCTCAGTGTCACCGACCCCTCAGGTATCATCTCCGGGCAGCTAAACCCCGACGTCCTCTATATACATGGGGGTGCGCCCTCCAGGCTCCTTGTCGATAACTTCACAGGCATCCCCCTGAATGCAATGCTCTACCTTGACTATTCTGATCCAAGAAGGACCGTTGTAAGGGACGAGGTGGAAGCAGCGGTTGAAAGGGCCTCCACCGTGATAACCAGGGAACTCATTGAAACCCCAACGCCGAGACCTGAGGTCCGTGAGGAGACACGGGGTGAGGCCCTTCCACTTCAGCTTGTGAGGCGTGTCATGGTTTCAATACTCCTATTTCTCCCGGTTTTCCTGTTCGGAAACCTGGTGGTGGACAGTATTGTGGGTGAAAAGGAGAGGAAAACAGGTGAAGCCCTTATTGCAATGCCCATAAGGCGCTCTGAGATAATCATCGGGAAGTGCCTCTCTGTTACCGCAACGGTGGCGCTGCAGGTGGGTGTATGGATGATCCTCATAATGGCGGCCGGTTTCCAGATAAGCAACCCGGCAGGTGCCTATCTAACCGTTGTGCTCTCATCAACGCCCATCATAGGGCTCACTGCACTCATATCGGTTTATGCAAAGAACTACCGTGAGGCCGGGATAGGTATAACCTTTGCCTACATAATCGCAGCAGCATACCTGATTGTGCCGGCCCTCGCCTACATGGCCGGTTCCTCAGGGTCCCTCTCACCCATGACCCTCACCATAAAGCTGATATCAGGAGTTAACCTGAATGCAGCTGACCTCATACCGCCCCTGTTCTCGGTCCTCATACTCAACATCCTCTTCTATGGCCTTGCAGTCAGATTATTCAGCAGGGATGATGTGGTTTTTGGTCCAAGGCCCGGTATTTTAAGGTTGATGGTGAGACCATGA
- a CDS encoding cobaltochelatase subunit CobN yields MRRSVIPLILIIALMFTGGVSAADNSSNTTGDVIAENSSHYNLLILTGSTSSTKAIVEGYKLAGQNGYRFNLSMFTNDELLRNDPQIDAAAIEAGRRADVILIQMISSPNTVAKVNQILNVTSARRIIAIGTGNTFKSYPQIGEDNATVKNIWDQGGPENFRRMMLLLLRDAGMKLRPGENLTAIPAIKSFVYHPESAQQFTSWDQYYSWYVQSGHYKPGKPWIGILTFDTYYRGSDMRMHTAIVESLERKGYNVMLGFAADTPTKRNVIEKFFLDGNRTPRISGLITCMGFNLYNGDPVNSTSILRELDVPALSAVYASNLKTWNESISGLSSEVYWQIALPEIDGRIEPIMIGGGVEMVDPETGLRYTYYVPIPDRIERLTERMINWVKLRELSNSEKKIALIYYNIGGGKDGISASYLNVPESISTILRALKAAGYTVDEKSTAEVINILLGPGLNVGSWAPGELAKVVKAGAVTIPVSEYMAWFSLLPEALRNNITATWGPAPGNVMVYNGSIVIPGVMLGNVFLGPQPMRGFGEDAADLIHSTTLPPHHQYLAFYLWLQKNFNAVIHLGTHGTLEWLPGKSVGLSSLDWPDVMIGDLPHIYPYIVNNPGEGTQAKRRGYAVLINHNIPPMVVGELYGDLAELQHKINSYHSSEDPQRKLIIADEIRNLTVKLDLHRELNLDLNASFEEALDRIEHRLDELSATLIPYGLHVFGEPLSGQLLDAMVEAIVSFDPATRNTTEFRNAIREKLASDCEISNLLRALEGRFVEPGRGADPIRIPDLLPTGKNSYSFDPRLAPDRAAWEIGKKMADDLIADYLAKNGRYPETVGVVLWAIETMRTNGQTIAMVLRLIGAEPVWDKSGRFTGINVTPLATLGRPRIDVLVTISGLFRDTFAYSIDRMDEAIRLVMKLDEPVNQNYLRKHYLQDLTNYTARGLPMADTLAGARIFGSAPGSYGTGIPAVVESTAKWNNQSQLVETYLNHMGFIYGKDIYAIDAKEVFMKQLSNVDATVQVRDSVYGVLDNDDVYQYLGGLTMASRAMSGKNVASYIANTRFAPRIETLSDFLAAELRTRTYNPKWIEGMLSQGFSGGHQISKEIGHLFGWSAVTPELVQDWMWQRVAETYVLDSSVRDRFRSVQPYSYASTVAWLLEASRRGLWRTDSTTLQRLADEYISAVNEYGVVCCHHTCANIVFNEWVVKLSSLNQAALRKFASAMAAATGKSIDVPGSDTGSDTSTGRDDGLGAGETGAPSSGSSGGISGSTPSEAASSGESSEASEVSQSEPAGESGKAYEVAASSQSGSASTQTPFYALAGIIGIVCLLGAGYFYQGRN; encoded by the coding sequence ATGAGAAGATCAGTGATTCCATTAATTCTAATCATTGCACTCATGTTTACAGGAGGTGTTTCAGCAGCGGATAACAGCAGCAACACCACGGGAGACGTTATTGCAGAGAACTCATCCCACTACAACCTTCTGATACTGACCGGGTCAACATCCAGTACAAAGGCGATAGTGGAGGGGTATAAACTGGCAGGCCAGAACGGCTACAGATTCAACCTCTCAATGTTCACCAATGATGAACTCCTGAGAAACGACCCGCAGATCGATGCAGCAGCCATTGAAGCTGGCAGAAGGGCCGACGTGATACTTATACAGATGATAAGCAGTCCAAACACGGTTGCAAAGGTCAACCAGATCCTCAACGTCACATCAGCAAGAAGGATCATAGCCATAGGAACAGGGAACACATTCAAGAGCTATCCCCAGATAGGCGAGGACAATGCAACTGTTAAGAATATATGGGACCAGGGGGGCCCTGAAAATTTCAGGAGGATGATGCTTCTCCTTCTGAGGGATGCAGGGATGAAGCTCAGACCAGGGGAGAACCTCACAGCAATTCCAGCCATAAAATCCTTTGTCTACCATCCTGAATCAGCACAGCAGTTCACCAGCTGGGACCAGTACTATTCATGGTATGTGCAGAGCGGACACTACAAGCCGGGAAAACCATGGATAGGGATCCTGACCTTTGACACCTACTACCGTGGAAGCGACATGAGGATGCACACTGCGATAGTTGAGAGCCTCGAGCGCAAGGGCTACAATGTGATGCTTGGATTTGCAGCGGACACACCAACAAAGAGGAATGTCATAGAGAAGTTCTTCCTGGATGGCAACAGAACACCAAGGATAAGTGGCCTCATAACCTGTATGGGGTTCAACCTCTATAACGGGGATCCGGTGAACTCCACCAGCATACTGAGGGAACTTGATGTACCCGCACTCTCAGCGGTATATGCGTCAAACCTCAAAACATGGAACGAGAGCATATCAGGACTCTCATCCGAGGTCTACTGGCAGATAGCCCTCCCAGAGATTGATGGGAGAATAGAGCCCATCATGATCGGCGGCGGCGTTGAGATGGTTGACCCGGAGACAGGCCTGAGGTACACGTACTACGTACCCATACCCGACAGGATAGAGAGGCTCACAGAGAGGATGATCAACTGGGTGAAACTGAGGGAACTTTCAAACTCAGAGAAGAAGATAGCCCTCATCTACTACAACATAGGGGGCGGTAAGGATGGTATCAGTGCCAGCTACCTCAACGTACCAGAGAGCATAAGCACGATACTGAGGGCCCTGAAGGCAGCAGGTTACACAGTGGATGAAAAGTCAACTGCAGAGGTAATCAACATACTCCTTGGACCGGGCCTCAATGTGGGATCATGGGCCCCAGGGGAACTTGCAAAGGTTGTGAAGGCAGGTGCAGTAACCATACCCGTATCAGAATACATGGCATGGTTCAGCCTCCTTCCTGAAGCCCTCAGGAACAACATAACAGCAACCTGGGGGCCAGCGCCAGGAAACGTGATGGTATACAATGGCAGCATCGTGATACCCGGTGTGATGCTGGGAAACGTATTCCTTGGGCCACAGCCAATGCGCGGTTTTGGCGAGGACGCAGCTGACCTCATACACTCAACCACGCTCCCACCCCACCACCAGTACCTGGCATTCTACCTGTGGCTTCAGAAGAACTTCAATGCAGTTATACACCTTGGAACACACGGAACCCTTGAGTGGCTGCCAGGCAAATCTGTTGGACTCTCCTCACTTGACTGGCCAGACGTCATGATAGGTGACCTTCCCCACATCTACCCCTACATCGTCAACAACCCCGGTGAGGGAACACAGGCCAAGAGGAGGGGATATGCGGTGCTCATCAACCACAACATTCCACCCATGGTCGTGGGCGAACTCTACGGAGACCTGGCTGAACTCCAGCACAAGATCAACAGCTACCACTCATCAGAGGATCCCCAGAGGAAACTGATAATCGCAGATGAGATAAGGAACCTCACGGTGAAGCTGGACCTTCACAGGGAACTGAACCTTGACCTCAACGCATCCTTTGAGGAGGCACTTGACAGGATCGAACACAGACTCGATGAACTCTCAGCAACACTGATACCCTACGGTCTGCATGTATTCGGAGAACCACTGAGCGGCCAGCTACTTGATGCAATGGTTGAGGCCATTGTGAGCTTTGACCCGGCGACACGTAACACCACAGAGTTCAGGAACGCCATAAGGGAGAAGCTGGCCAGTGACTGTGAGATCAGCAATCTCCTGAGGGCCCTTGAAGGCAGATTCGTTGAGCCGGGAAGAGGCGCCGACCCCATCAGGATACCCGATCTCCTGCCGACTGGTAAAAACTCCTACTCATTTGACCCCAGACTGGCACCGGATAGGGCTGCATGGGAGATCGGTAAGAAGATGGCCGATGATCTCATAGCAGACTACCTTGCAAAGAACGGCAGGTACCCTGAAACCGTTGGGGTTGTTCTCTGGGCCATTGAAACCATGAGGACCAATGGACAGACAATAGCCATGGTGCTGAGACTGATAGGTGCTGAGCCGGTATGGGATAAGTCAGGAAGATTCACAGGGATCAACGTGACCCCCCTCGCAACCCTGGGAAGGCCAAGGATCGATGTCCTTGTAACCATCAGCGGGCTCTTCAGGGATACCTTTGCCTACAGCATAGACAGGATGGACGAGGCAATAAGGCTTGTGATGAAACTGGATGAACCGGTGAACCAGAACTATCTCAGAAAACACTACCTTCAGGATCTCACGAATTACACCGCCAGGGGTCTGCCAATGGCAGATACACTTGCAGGGGCAAGGATATTCGGCAGCGCACCTGGAAGTTACGGTACAGGGATACCTGCTGTTGTTGAGTCCACTGCCAAGTGGAACAACCAGTCACAGCTTGTTGAAACCTACCTTAACCACATGGGATTCATCTATGGAAAGGACATATACGCCATTGATGCAAAGGAGGTCTTCATGAAGCAGCTATCAAATGTAGATGCAACCGTGCAGGTGAGGGACAGTGTCTACGGGGTCCTGGACAACGATGATGTCTACCAGTACCTCGGAGGGCTCACAATGGCTTCAAGGGCAATGTCAGGTAAGAATGTTGCATCCTACATTGCCAACACAAGGTTCGCCCCGAGGATTGAGACACTCTCAGATTTCCTTGCAGCTGAACTGAGGACAAGGACCTACAACCCAAAGTGGATTGAGGGAATGCTAAGCCAGGGATTCTCAGGGGGTCATCAGATCTCAAAGGAGATAGGACACCTCTTCGGGTGGAGCGCAGTCACACCTGAACTTGTACAGGACTGGATGTGGCAGAGGGTCGCCGAGACCTATGTCCTTGATTCCTCTGTGAGGGACAGGTTCAGGAGTGTTCAGCCCTACTCGTATGCCTCCACCGTGGCATGGCTTCTTGAGGCCAGCAGAAGGGGCCTGTGGAGGACTGATTCAACAACGCTTCAGAGGCTTGCAGATGAGTATATCTCGGCGGTCAATGAGTATGGTGTTGTCTGCTGTCACCATACCTGTGCCAACATCGTCTTCAATGAGTGGGTTGTGAAACTCTCTTCCCTTAATCAGGCTGCCCTGAGGAAGTTTGCAAGTGCAATGGCTGCAGCCACAGGCAAATCCATTGATGTACCGGGATCTGATACCGGGTCTGATACCTCCACAGGGAGGGATGATGGTCTTGGTGCTGGTGAAACCGGTGCACCGTCATCAGGTTCATCCGGTGGAATATCAGGTTCCACACCCAGTGAGGCTGCCAGTTCTGGTGAGTCATCTGAGGCCAGTGAGGTTTCACAGTCGGAACCTGCCGGTGAGTCAGGTAAGGCCTATGAGGTTGCTGCTTCAAGTCAGAGCGGTTCAGCAAGCACCCAGACACCATTTTATGCTCTTGCTGGCATCATAGGAATTGTATGCCTCCTTGGAGCAGGGTATTTCTATCAGGGAAGAAATTAA
- a CDS encoding FeoA family protein translates to METTLDRISESEMVTVTSVDITGKIKHRFTVMGIVRGSRVTLEKVAPLGDPLKVRVRGHPLSIRREEASRIRVRRD, encoded by the coding sequence ATGGAAACTACACTCGACAGAATATCCGAATCAGAGATGGTAACGGTCACCTCAGTTGACATTACTGGTAAGATAAAGCACAGGTTCACGGTGATGGGGATCGTCAGGGGGTCCAGGGTAACCCTTGAAAAGGTTGCACCCCTCGGCGACCCCCTCAAGGTGAGGGTCAGGGGCCACCCCTTATCCATCCGCAGGGAGGAGGCCTCAAGGATAAGGGTAAGGAGAGATTAG